In Labrys wisconsinensis, one genomic interval encodes:
- a CDS encoding ABC transporter permease produces the protein MAHLIVRRLAQMLLIMAVVTLALFAIFDSDQFRRKVAVSELGGFGVATLSEQDYQAWLDKKGLNAPFATRYVEWIGAIFRGDLGRSIEKNVEVSTLLKERLANTAILAGFVFLIMIPVSLTLGVLAGMREGSILDRVISIFAVITTSIPQIATAVLLTVVLALGLNWVPTKSAMVNGWSFRELLLPLLTLLLYDIGYVVRMTRAAMAEVMTSHYIRTAILKGLPYRRVILRHALRNALIVPFTLIFLQLNWLLSEVVVVEVFFQYSGFGRMLFDATMYGDIQVVQAATLVAVFVAVMSQLLSDIGYVILNPRVRFG, from the coding sequence ATGGCACATCTCATCGTCCGCCGGCTGGCCCAGATGCTGCTGATCATGGCGGTCGTCACCCTGGCGCTGTTCGCCATCTTCGACAGCGACCAGTTCCGCAGGAAGGTCGCGGTCTCGGAACTGGGCGGCTTCGGGGTCGCGACCCTGTCGGAGCAGGACTACCAGGCCTGGCTGGACAAGAAGGGGCTGAACGCGCCCTTCGCCACGCGCTATGTCGAATGGATCGGTGCCATCTTCCGCGGCGACCTCGGCCGCTCGATCGAGAAGAACGTCGAGGTCTCGACCCTGCTGAAGGAAAGGCTGGCCAACACCGCGATCCTGGCCGGCTTCGTCTTCCTCATCATGATCCCGGTGTCGCTGACGCTGGGCGTGCTTGCCGGGATGCGCGAGGGCTCGATCCTGGACCGGGTGATCTCCATCTTCGCCGTCATCACCACCTCGATCCCGCAGATCGCCACGGCGGTGCTGCTGACGGTGGTGCTGGCGCTCGGCCTCAACTGGGTGCCGACCAAGTCCGCCATGGTCAATGGCTGGTCGTTCCGCGAGCTGCTGCTGCCGCTCCTGACGCTGCTGCTCTACGACATCGGCTATGTCGTGCGCATGACCCGGGCCGCCATGGCCGAGGTCATGACCTCGCACTACATCCGCACCGCCATCCTCAAGGGCCTGCCCTACCGCCGGGTGATCCTGCGCCACGCGCTCCGGAACGCGCTGATCGTGCCGTTCACCCTGATCTTCCTGCAGCTCAACTGGCTCCTGTCGGAGGTGGTCGTCGTCGAGGTGTTCTTCCAATATTCCGGGTTTGGCCGGATGCTGTTCGACGCGACCATGTATGGCGACATCCAGGTGGTGCAGGCGGCGACGCTGGTGGCGGTCTTCGTCGCCGTCATGTCGCAGCTCCTGTCCGACATCGGCTACGTCATCCTCAACCCGCGCGTGCGGTTCGGCTAG